A genomic region of Solanum dulcamara chromosome 2, daSolDulc1.2, whole genome shotgun sequence contains the following coding sequences:
- the LOC129880030 gene encoding uncharacterized protein LOC129880030: protein MEDILTEIPPPSRFFLEDLNNFCPPSPPLPSPFLLFSTPKQEKYSRPSLLIIAMSTPSLQVFHHVSSKTLVGTLILPEIPFSGNSVEPSLKDKSCNIYALNEDDNLIMIVSIQYPVTAERSHAVAKLLIGEQIIPEKVLILDSIRSSNFRGRLSPDEAFAFKLESSAERKAKANGYHDSPLVKCADYLPSGSVVDGLAAALLSQCQLKKIRGTLCVSWPEVDVSVISLVKSLLLKDVLSHVKHIDIKNLEEEFSKLGRSKDFLLDSELYT, encoded by the coding sequence ATGGAAGACATACTAACAGAAATCCCTCCACCTTCAAGGTTCTTTTTGGAAGATCTGAACAACTTTTGTCCTCCATCTCCTCCTCTTCCCTCTCCATTCCTGTTGTTTTCAACTCCTAAGCAGGAGAAATATTCTCGTCCTTCTCTCCTCATCATTGCCATGTCTACTCCATCACTTCAAGTTTTTCATCACGTGTCTTCCAAAACCCTTGTTGGAACTCTTATTCTTCCTGAGATCCCATTCTCTGGCAATTCAGTTGAACCCTCTCTTAAAGACAAATCATGCAATATATATGCCCTGAATGAAGATGATAACTTGATTATGATTGTGTCCATACAATATCCAGTTACTGCAGAGAGATCTCATGCAGTCGCAAAGCTACTGATTGGAGAACAGATTATTCCGGAAAAGGTCTTAATTTTGGATTCCATTCGAAGTTCTAATTTCAGAGGAAGACTTTCACCGGATGAAGCATTTGCATTTAAGCTGGAATCGTCTGCAGAGAGAAAAGCAAAGGCTAATGGCTATCATGATTCCCCACTGGTAAAATGCGCAGACTATCTTCCATCAGGAAGTGTCGTGGATGGGTTGGCAGCAGCTTTATTGAGCCAATGTCAGTTAAAGAAGATAAGGGGAACTCTGTGCGTTTCATGGCCTGAAGTCGATGTTTCAGTTATATCACTTGTTAAGTCTCTCCTACTCAAAGATGTCCTCTCCCACGTGAAGCATATTGACATAAAGAATCTTGAGGAGGAATTTTCAAAATTAGGCCGGAGTAAGGATTTCCTTCTTGATTCTGAACTCTATACATGA